The window CAAATTAACGCTGGCGGTGTCGTTTTTATAGCCAGGCTGCTGTGCCGCCTTTTGCCATTGAGCCAATAACGGCAATTGGGTTTGTGCAAAACAGGTAACTCCCTCAAACAGAAGTACACATGCGGCGATTACACGACAAAAAATCCGGATAGTTGAAATTTTCAAGTTATTGACAAGGTATTTGCAGTGAATTTATAAAATTTTATCTGTGCGGGCTTTTTTTATAATAAACGATATTACTTTTATAATTTGTGCGCTATAAATAAGCGGGCATTTAGCCTCCGGCCGCCTTAAATTATATTTTAATAGTTAAAAAGGGATGTTTTTAACCCAAAATCAATAAAAATTAACTTTTTTTAAAAATAAAACCCTTCATTCATAAAATCATGCAGTAATCATCAAATATCTATTACTATATTTGATGTTAACAAAACTGGGCAAATAAAACAACCTTGCCTTTTATAAATTAAAGATTGATGAACATATTTGTAGGAAGCCTTCCTTTTCAATTAGAGGAAGCCGATTTAAAAGAGCTTTTCGAAGCGTACGGTGAAGTAAGCACTGTAAAAATTATTATTGACCGTGAATCTGGCAGAAGCAAGGGTTTCGGATTTGTTGAAATGCCAGATGATGAAGCTGCACAATTAGCTATCACGGGTTTAAACGGATCAGATGTTAGAGGCAGATCAATTGCTG is drawn from Mucilaginibacter ginsenosidivorax and contains these coding sequences:
- a CDS encoding RNA recognition motif domain-containing protein yields the protein MNIFVGSLPFQLEEADLKELFEAYGEVSTVKIIIDRESGRSKGFGFVEMPDDEAAQLAITGLNGSDVRGRSIAVSQAEDKKPRDNRGGGGYGGNRGGGGGYGGGGNRGGGGGGYSKDSRGGGGGSRW